ATTTAATAGGATTGTGCTCTTTACTCTTTCCATTAACTCTACCCTCTCAGAGGATTTCATTATAAtaggcaactcatcttcaccatccagtgTCTTGGCCAAACCTTGAGTTGTCAATAATGCCcacatcttgatgctccataacaaaAAGTTGTTGCTCCCactaaacttctcaatttcagatttcctctcagacataattgtaataacagaattttcagataataatcagacaagtaaaagctccaaatcacaatcaagaaatatGATCCCAACCTCttataccaattgttggaatataatacgcggaaacgacaagatcttgcaatttacgtcaacgcgaaatcaccagagaaataaacaagaaataataaggacaccagaaattttacgtggttcggtccgaatatCGATACCTACATCAACGGgaagagccagcagcaaataatccattataatcagagaatcagagtttacaatcactcacacgctcaagtgtttcccacacctagatttaacccaaaacccaaagtgtttataaataaataactcactttGACATAAACTCACGACACGAACTTACCGCATGTTCGAGTTCGAAACAAAACACGTGTGGCTCTCTGCAGCTTGACGTGTGTGACTTCTACGTGTagctcctttttttctttcgtagGGTTTTTAAGCCACTTCACGCACGCCAAAGGGGAAATTCGTGTGCCCAAaggtcaaatatttgacctgggcccaccagCTCTTTTTTTCAGCTCCACGTGCAGAGTGGTTTGCTTCCTTTCCTTCGTAGCTTTTGTATTATGTGTGCCCAAAAGTCAAAGATCTTGACTTTTGGGCCACCAAGATAACTTTTGCCTTTTGCAGTAGATAAAGAGAAAAcctttgctcctttttttttttttttttgactttattctattatttcctcttttaaaTGTTCAAGAGTCCAGTGAAGCTTTTTCATCCAATCTAAAATCTACttgggaaatctttatcaacaaattcgatttaacaaatcATTATTCGAATTCAAATTTAAGACATAAATTTAATACTACCCGCAAAATCTTGGTCTGCTTGTGCTTTAACCACGTCTCCATCAATTACGAGCACTGCGTGGGGGCGTGTGTTTACTTTCTATCCTCTTAATATTTTCAAtcgaagaagaaaataatttgaataattatcGCCTGAGTACGACTCAACAAGATGATGTCAGTTGTATGGGTAGCTCAAGATATTAATATAAAGCCTGCATGCATAAATCTTCCTTACACTTCTCTCTTCGAAAATCTCCACTGCTTGATGACAATGGAAAGATCAATTACAGCTTTCAGGTTTGCGCTGCTTGCTTCTTTAGCTTCCACACTAGTCCTTGTGGTTCAAGCCCaaccaggtctctctctctctctctctctctctgtacaaTGTTATTGCCTATAGCGATCCATGAGTTTTGACCCTTTAATGAAACAAAATGGTCTCTTCTTTATATTCATTCTCACTTGCTCCGGTGTCAAACCGACGGTATGCAATGGCATGGAGTTGTGTGAATGATCAAGATTCACTGAACTTGTTCCAATGTTCCAATAGAAAAATTGCAGTtttatttcattgatattttcttttctctaaacTTACAAGGTCTTATCATTATTGATTGTGGGGCACCCATTGAATATACCGACAAGAACTCCAATAAAACATACAAAATGGATGATGAGTTCATAGGCTCCGGGGAAAGCATGCCGATATCCCAGGAATATCAACGTGAGCCACGGTATTTGAACGATGTAAGGATTTTTCCCCATGGAACAAGGAATTGTTACACTTTGAGACCAGACCAAGGCAAGAATAGAACCTACTTGATTAAAGCATACTTTTGGTACGGGAACTATGATGGGATGAATCAACCTCCTCATTTCGACCTATACATTGATGCCAATTTTTGGACCACAGTGGGCTACGACATCATCGTTGAAGGTCTTGAACAGATCGTGTATGTGTCCAAGACAGATGATATACAAGTGTGTCTTGTGAACACTAAGAGGGGAGTTCCCTACATTTCGTTATTGGAACTAAGCGCTTTGGACGATGACATCTATCCATTAGAGTCTGGGTTCTTGCTATGCCGTTGGCGCTTCAATCTGGGAATATCGGGGATATATGAATTCAGGTGATCAATTCATTCTTGAAATACAAATGTATAGTAATCATTAGTAAAGAGAAAGATTCAGTTTTTCCTTATTCAACTTTGCCATTCTGCAAGCTATTGAAGGCACCAGTCAGCAAAGACGAAAAAACCCATGAAAAGATCAACAAATTACAACACAAAAAACTTCTAAATTATTTAACAAAGATAGTCGAAGAAAATGATCCTAGATGTCAAAGATTacacaaaaatcactaaatgatgaCACAGTATAAAAATAGAGACAGAAATGCCATTAGATCCaagcaaaaaattaaatgaatcatttggaatCTTGCACTTGTAATCCCAATCAAACTTGGTGTTTGGCGTGTGTATCAAAAACACCTAAGTTACTCCATCATAACAactcattgatgaatttcttcaaaaattcaTTACATTTGCACAAATGTTAGTATGAAACAGTATTATTTTTCACCTTgctaataaaaattcatttaaaatatgaatttacTAAAATAGTGAAGTGAGAATTGCATAATATTACGTATTTATTTTAAGCTAATCACTGTACGTGTATTATCTACAAAATTCGAGAGAATTCTTTTTTCCTGTGTAGAATTTACATAGCATGGGGTTTGCTAGCTACTAGTTTCTGTATTGTTTAGCTTCCCTCAATCAGcgaaaatatgataaatatattgtataagtccataaacataaaaaaatttacttttaagACATCGCAgtcctttccttcttctccaaaatcttGTAAATATTCTACAAATAGACAATTCggtaaattaataattttattttatctcccacgtatttcaaatctaaattttgatcttttctaTCTTATAAACAACCTTATACTTTATATCCATATATGTGTTCGATTCCTTTAAATCGTACTAATAATTTCTATCTATTAataaaacaattcaatatgTCATGATAAAATGATTTTGCAATAATTTATGAATGTTACTTTTTGCATACACGCGACATGTGTACACTTTTGCTAGTGAATATATGATAACAGTGTCTTCCTTAGGCGTTGCCTTCAAGGTTGACCCATAAAATTCTATTCTATAAGGGATTGATCATGCTTCTTGGAAGGAATACTTTTCTAGCATTCTACGCTCATTTTGCCATCTATTTTATTACTCTtgtctctctcccttcctctctcttcgttatttttctattctagttGTTCCTCTTTTGTATCAAAGTGGGTTTCAACCATAATATTGACATTGTATTTTGtattaagttaaataaattacatgtaCCAGACAAACGAAATATTATAGGTCAAAATATCACGTTAACTATTTCATTATCTAAGTTGCTCAAAATGAATAATGCTATGTTAACATTGGGATCTCATGCTATCGATACAttaatgatatattttctttatgcttaaatatatattataaatatatacaaCAATCCATACAAAGCACTGATTATGTTGAGATACACTAGAATTCGATGTCTATTCATGAAGTGCTCTTAGGACATTTGTTAATGGTTATTAATTATGCTTTGAAAATATGAATATCTCTATTTAaagtactctttttttttttttttttatagacatgttaaatttcaatttccaaaacaTTTCGCTGTGTGCTTCTACGAATTTTGGTGTTCTTAACTAGTGCCCTAGACACTTGTTAATAATATATCTCTGAAACTTGTTGATAATACTCATTTTATATCAAATATATGATAATTATTGTTATTTCGAAGTTCGAAACATTCCAGCCATGGATTAGGTAAGTCCCAATCCAATTCGAACCATTTTTTACTTTACAAAAAATATTCTATCTAACATTatattgcaattttccagtTATCACTCTACGTGCTGTGGTAATTAATGTCACTTTGACAAACATAATCATCTGCACATCACATtgcaattttcaagttttttttttttttttgtccaaaatgtTTTGCATTTAAACACCAGCGAGATGTTCGATTTTTGGCAACCCAACAACGCGTCAGTTTTTTCGCTAGTATATGGGTTGAATACAGCAGCTTCAATATTTCTGTTGCATATCCATATGAATTGGCATTTGTTAGTCACTCAATCAATTGCTTAACTATTTACTCTGAAACTGTTTGTCAAAATGCCTCACACAGTTACCCTGAAGATGTTTATGATCGGACGTGGAGCCCAAAGCACTTTTCTGACTGGTCGAAACTGAACACCACAGTTGCGATtgatttatctaaaaataataatgcgTACAAGGTTCCTGGGGAAGTTCTTCGGACCGCTGAAACAACAATGAGTTCCAGTTCTCCCTTGTATTTAGAGTGGACAACAAGTGCACTGCCAAACACTACTGCGGGATCATTACAATCGGCACGGCCAATGAAATGGATTGTGAACTTACATTTCATGGAGATTGAGAGACTGATCGGCCGGCAGAGGGAGTTCACAATTTCCCTGAATGATAATCAATTCACAGCGACGGTAAGCCTTGAATACTTAAAGCCAGTGGTTGTAGTTTCCACTCCAGTTACTGGGTCGCTCATCACCCTCTTGATTAATTCAACGAATAATTATGGAAATCCACCGATCCTCAATGCCATGGAGTTCTTTAACGTTGTTGATAGTCCAAACGTACCCACAGCACAAGATGATGGTATGCTTTCATTCCTCTACATGTTTTTATAGTTTATTTAAGCATTGCACAGTTGTGCTAGGATTGACATCAATAAATAAGTATGCAGATATTCCATTGTATATAATCAAGATTTAGGTAAGCCAATGCTAAATATACTAGTCTCCACTATGGGTCTTAAGTTATTTGTGAACTCTCTGATCTATAGTTGCTTGGTCGAGTTCGACATATATGGCTAAGTATTGCTCTGCTATCTGCTTAATTCCTTGCTTTGGCTACTTTTGCTTGGTAATTGCTAAAGAGTCTTCAAATTAAAGCCCTAGAATGTTACAAGTCTTTTGAAAAACTGAGTCTGCATAACACATGTGATCGGAACCACTTTGTGCATCTCTATCCTTCTCTTTGAATAATTGAtcttttttgtgatttaaaCTGCAGTGAAAGCTATCAACATCATCAAAGCAATATATCAGATTAAGAGAGAAAGCTGGCAAGGTGATCCATGTGTACCAACTGAGTACACATGGGAGGGTCTAAATTGTAGCCATGGAAATCCTCCAAGGATTACATCCCTGTGAGTCCCTCGGCAATGTTTCTTAGATAATACTAGTTTTCTCGGTGAACTTAAGAAGAATTCTTGTTCGTCATGAGAATCGAGAGTTTTATGTATCCAAGAGAAAGAACATTTAGGATGAATGCAACCTTCCAGTGTGAATGCTTAGATTGACCAAGAACTTCGTCATACTTTTGTCAAGTTCTTTGGGGGCATGATTGGAACTTCAGTGTTTTGATAGAGGGAGCGTTTGACACTCTAAGCTTCACATGGTATTGGAGAAAGCTCATAAATTGATCTCTAAGTTGACCACCCACCCCAAAAAGTCACCATCTTGAGTATTTCTTTTGGGAGGTTGCTCCATATGGATGGAGTGGGTCATGACAAGTCATACACTCATCGATTAGCAATAAATGCCCCCTTCTTCTCCATGTATTATTATGTtccttttgcattttcttttaccaATAGCCTAGGGtttccaattttgtcataaGTATTCAAATTGCATTGTGTGTGAACAAGTATTAGGTCCTCCGAAAATAGTTATTAGGTACTCTAGGTCCAAAAATAACCATAAATTACAGAAGGAGATAGTGAGACCCAAGCAAGGAGTGAGATTGATGATTCTTAACGGGCGGTCTTCCAGTACCTGAAACATTTACACCAAGAggatctaaaatattttcattctaaAGAATTGATTGCATAAACTTTTCTTCATTGTACTAAAATCTACTCCAAATATGAAGATGGCAATGACATGATCCTCTATTTTGATCTATGATGGCAGGAATTTGAGCTCTAGCAATTTGATGGGCAATATAACCTCAGCATTTTCAAATATATCAGCAATGGAAAACTTGTAAGTTGTGTTACTCGTGATTAAGCGCCCCCTGGCAGTCAACTCCTGATTGAGTAATTAAGGTTGTGTTTTAGGAGATATAGGCAATGGCAATACTACCCTAATGTGTGGAAACATCTTGCTTTTGGCTATGAAGCTTGTTTACTTCATATTAGGTGTTCTAAACTTGCTCTTTCCCAGAGATTTGTCCAACAATCAGCTTACAGGAGCAATTCCGGAAAATCTGGCCGAATTACTAAAACTTAGGCTTCTGTAAGTTAATGTCTCTAGCTGAAGCAATAAAGGATTTAAAGTGGACAAATCTCTTATCATGGCTATATTTGCAGAAATTTAAGTGGAAACAACTTGATTGAATCAGTTCCTGAAGCTCTTAACAAAAGGGTTCGGGACAAGACTTTATACAtgaggttctctctctctctctctctctctctctctctctctgagtcaTACGACTTTTATAAGGTGGAAAGCTATCGATGTGTTCTATTTATTATGATTCAAAGCAAATAAGAAGGCCAACTGGTCATCAGCATTTGTCAAATCAATCTGGACACTTGTTGATAGGAATTTCATTTCAACtccttcattctttgtggtagTTTGACAGGAAAGGCGGAACTTTGTTCGGCTGATCCTTGCCCACATAAGAAGACACAAAACACCATCCTTGTTCCAGTTGTTACATCAGTTTTAGGCTTCTTTGTGGTTCTCTTTGGTGCCTTGGCTATTATTTGGTTAGTCAAATGGAAACAAATAGCAGgtaaattttcttatttgtcCTGTGCACGCAATCTACATTACATTTAATGACAATCTTGAATTTGCTTTTCCTTTGTTACGATTCTATCAATGTCTTTTCTAGGATATGAGAACATACAATTTAGCAACTTGTCCTCTTCTGCATTaaaacaaatcctaaaacaggATCAAAAGAACCTTTCGTACGTTTTTTAATTGTTGAGGATGCAATTGGAGTTATTTGCCTTAGAAGTCCACCACCCACAATGGAACTCGCAATACTCATGAGAACCTTTTTGCTACAGAATATGGTGAGAGCACATTGAGATTAAAGAATCGCCCTTTTAAGTATGAAGAGGTTTCAAAAATCACTGGGAACTTTGGGCGAGTGATCGGTGAAGGTGGATTTGGCAAGGTATATCTTGGCGAACTAGATAACGGCAATGTAGTTGCTGTGAAGATGCTCTCTAAATTGTCAAAGCAAGGGTATAAGGAATTTCAGGCCGAGGTTAGATGGGATGATACAACCACTCTTCCTTTGAAAATCAACTTATGTTGACACTTAGGCATATATTTGTTCATTAACTTCCTCTTAGACTATTGTCGGTGTACATTATAATAATGCACACTCGTGATACCACAGGCACAACTCTTAGCAATTGTACACCACAGAAATTTGGTTTCTCTATTCGGATATTGCAATGATTCCAAACACATGGCATTAATATATGAATACATGGCTAATGGGAATTTAAGGCAACATTTATCAGGTGAGTATTTCTATTTTGTTGTATTGGTTCTCTGCAAATTAATCCTGTAAGACTCTATCTTGTTTATATGGAATGTCAATATGCATCCAACAGAGGACTATCCGAAGGTCTTGACATGGAGTAAGAGACTTCAAATAGCTGTGGATGCAGCACAAGGTACATGATAAGATATCCATAGTCAGTAGGTCTTTTGCAATCATTAATTTGGCATTGTTAACATTGTTTTTGTGGGACTTTTAGGTTTGGATTATTTGCATAATGGTTGCAAGCCACCCATCATCCATAGAGACATGAAGTCTTCAAACATCTTGTTGAATGAAGACTTCGGAGCCAAAATAGCTGATTTTGGCCTGTCAAGAGCTTATGCAGCTGAAAATGACACCCATGTATCAACTCATCCTGCTGGCACTTTTGGCTACCTTAGCCCCGAGTAATAGCTAAAACTCCAAATTGTTAACCTGGTTCAGTTCAGGATCTTTAATTGCATAGAAATATTGACATTGCctagaattttctctttgataTAAAGATCCGTGTtaattttttcctccttccaGGTTtcaaacttttggaaattgtgataagaagagtgatgtttatagttttggaATTGTACTCTTTGAGTTGATCACTGGCCAACCTGCGATAAAGAGAAGCTGGGATGGCAATGATGTCATGCACATACTTGAATGGCTAATTCCTATCGTTGAAAGTGGTGATATACAAAGGATTATGGATCCAAGATTACGAGGAGAATTCAACACCAACTCAGCTTGGAAAGTGGTGGAGATTGCTATGTCTTGTACACAACGAAAGGCAATTGAAAGGCCGGATATAAATCATGTATTGGCAGAGTTGAAGGAGTCTTTGGTGAGCAACTCAAGCAGTTCTTTTGAAGTGACCTTTTCGGAGATCAATTGTGACAGTGTCCCTATGGCAAGGTAGCAGAAACTTTTCCAATACAAAAATGTTATCTTCTTTTTAGGTAAAAGATTAACTTTTGCCTATAAATTTgtactattttcttttatcggGTCATccatttcccattttcttcCTGTCATTGAATCTTCCAAACTCGCTGTCTAGCAATGATATGCTTTCTTCATCTGTCCCTCCTCTCTCCATTCATAATGTCAGTTCATTACATTCCAAATTCTGTGAAATTAGGAATTCCATGTTGAGTTTTGAGGGGCAagattgagaaaatatataatGAGGGACtaatcatcttctttctttctagGTTAAGCTCAACAAATACATGTATGATTTTATCATTAGTGGTCTTAATATAGTACTTCTCCCAAGCAACTTGAGATATACACAAAAGCATCTTTAAACAATGTATGGACACAAGGGTTGAGCTTGACTTATGATAATGAATGCATTTGTAACATGTTTATGTCTAGATAAAAGGCAATCATGCTCTCATCTAATGCTTTGAATGTGGGATAAGCTTGCTATAACATCCTCGATTCCAGCCCTGTAAGGATCGGCCATAAGGTCCTAAAAGGATCGGTCATGAgccattggccatggatcgatcGGTTAGATCGGCAAGGAATTGTAGATTGGTCATGGTCCGACTGATTGATCGACCGACAAGTCACAAATTGCTTGAGGTGTTGACCGCAAATTTTCTACCAACCATATTGATGGGATAGGATCACCGACtcataagataaatttttttatcataataatTGATCACGGGATGATTTTGGATTAGTGGATGGTCATGGGTCGATCTGACCGATCACAGTTTTTGGTCATGGGTGATTCCGCCTGGTTATGGACCGATACATGGAGATCCAAATTGACCAAATGCAACTTCCTTCCgaccaaaaatgcatcattctctatttaattcttagtgatcggAACGGAATCTCGAATTAGTGATATCCGATCATGGATTGGTAATGCACCGACCATGAACCCTACCGGTGGATCAGGTGCCAACTGAAATGAGCCCAATGATAGACTCGACTATTCCATCACTAATTCTAAGGTTCGTGAGTTTCTTGTCTTAGTGCTAGGCCATGGGTAGCCTTAGGATTGGCCTCGAACCGATTGAAAGACAATTGACCCTATTGACCGACAGACTATTCAAAGGAACGATTTGGGTGAATATGGAACATAATGGCCGAACCTCAGGTGTACATGTCACGCTCCGATCCTCGGGCATGggcccatccctcaccttggtcgattaaaagCTTGCGATATCGTCCCAGGACGTATCGCTggccttttcatttttatatgcacatgcgaaagcaattataaatctCCAGATaataaaacattgggatagAACAGTAGGACTAAATTTCAAACCTTCACTCTTATATACAAGGTGAACTATTAAGTTCAATTCACATTAAGCCAATTTAAAAATAAGGTATACAAGTAGAAGTGGGGTTCTACAAGCTACGAGTCCcatcctcctcttcatcatcctccacactcCAACTGGAGCCTTCAGTAGACTGCACCGAACTTTCGAGATCTTCAAAATTCAAGTCTACtgcatctagggacctgaaatggttattcaataaacaatgagacaatgtttcggcaagttctaccccctaagacccgattagtaaactaatacaccttagggttgCCTATACACGACATgagttagaagacttaccttggcctcagattccacctacatattagtacaaatcaaataggcacccaagcaatcacatcactaatcgaagcatcgatcaaatcaacATAATCGATtacatctcaatcgaaccatTCACCAGTcgtttccattcaatcaatcaatttatgacatcagatcaaaggaatgatcaatcgacctagtcgattacatatcaaaCAGACCAACTCTAGGTCATTCCTAGACATCAATCACATGTACTCTCttgggcgtctttttcgccaactGCCATACCATCACCGATCActtgcattctttaaggcgccgttttcaccagtgatgtCCCAATCACCGAATCACGTATCATTTCTAGGgcaccgttttcgccaaggtgaggTATGCAATGGACAgcactcgtgcgttctttaaggcgccgttttcgccagcgATACCCTTCATCACTGAACCACATATGTCCATAATGAAGCAAGGGATAGACATCActcatgcgttctttaaggcgccattttcactagtgatatccttaatcaccgaaccacgtaggtctaTAAGTCACGTACACTCTTTCTCTCTAGCACTATTTTTGCCAACGTGACATATGTAATGGGCAGcaacgtgcgttctttaaggcgccgttttcaccagtgatatccttaatcaccgaaccacattTGTCCACTTACGTCGTACCCGATTGGTCTCAACCGAGAATTTCCCTAATTCACTCTcaaaattttctcttctatatagctcatcaaagcattatcaATGCTAAATAATCACACTcagccatctaccaatcaatcattcaattccactcaatttcaatcaattaaggaacaattcctcaaattgcacaattaattcaatttagcacaatgtggagctcaaataaataaacggactgcaccacaacaattagcacgaaattctggtcaccgaccatcccggttgaattttcggaacaataaataattaaataattaatttcgaaaattaaataaataaatattaaaaattaaatttaggcCCGTGATGCCTAATTGGAAcccgaaacgggtcgggaaaacCCCAAGATGCactcaataaatattagaagctctctacttgctaatgactaagtctaaccacctaacatgcatcattaagtcactaatttaattgttctaaactaatctaaccacctatttgcacttaattcaatctaatcaaccctaaccataattagcaaactaagaaagcattagtgagtaaaactcacttggcaaAGCGAAGATCAAAACACCACGATGACGACGCGACGGTGGctgaaatccaaattttcggtGGTGTCGACAGATACTGGGCCGGGCCCAAAGCCTCGCAAGCCCATAGAAATATCTGGGCTTGGGCCTACTGGAATTCTTGGGTTGAGCTTGATCTAGGCTTCAAGAAACTAGGCTGAACAACTACAAACCTCGCTAGACTAGGCTGGAAAAGAATGCGAGCAGGGGCTTCGGCTTTGCTGAGCTGATCGTGAGCTGAATGGACTCCATTTGCTGGGCTGATGGGCTTATTTATTGGGCTGAGATGGGTTGAAGGACGAAGTGGCAGGGCTGCTAATGGGCTGAGCAACCAAAGAATTGTTGGGCCGAAGTCACGATGGTCTCGCCGGCGTGGGCTGCTTGCTCGAGCGTGGACTGACGCTCGTGTGTGGGACTTAGGCCAGAGATGCGGTCTTCAAATGGACCGGATTGTTGGGCTTGCGAGTGGAGCAGTCCAAAGCAACAAGGTAGGTGTGGCACCCCCGATTCGCTTGAGGTTGCCATAGGTACTTGCCACTTATCctatttttaattaaagtgaAACCATAGATCATAGGCTTTGATTGATAgaattcttttccaatttttttttttgtaaaggtcccAGTGCAGTTCATCAACGGAAGCATAAACGTATCTCACAAATCCTCCCTTCAATAACCATGATGCAATGTACACCACCTACGCtccaaatgaaaagataaagccgagtcacttttatttatattttcacgatGGATATTTTGGGTCAGTACAGCAAAAAAGCAAAGATTTTTAACAATACTTGactataactcaaaagagaactcaACCCCACATCAAACATGTACACCCCTCCATCGACAATTGtcggcta
Above is a window of Eucalyptus grandis isolate ANBG69807.140 chromosome 9, ASM1654582v1, whole genome shotgun sequence DNA encoding:
- the LOC108955157 gene encoding putative leucine-rich repeat receptor-like serine/threonine-protein kinase At2g19230, with product MDDEFIGSGESMPISQEYQREPRYLNDVRIFPHGTRNCYTLRPDQGKNRTYLIKAYFWYGNYDGMNQPPHFDLYIDANFWTTVGYDIIVEGLEQIVYVSKTDDIQVCLVNTKRGVPYISLLELSALDDDIYPLESGFLLCRWRFNLGISGIYEFSYPEDVYDRTWSPKHFSDWSKLNTTVAIDLSKNNNAYKVPGEVLRTAETTMSSSSPLYLEWTTSALPNTTAGSLQSARPMKWIVNLHFMEIERLIGRQREFTISLNDNQFTATVSLEYLKPVVVVSTPVTGSLITLLINSTNNYGNPPILNAMEFFNVVDSPNVPTAQDDVKAINIIKAIYQIKRESWQGDPCVPTEYTWEGLNCSHGNPPRITSLNLSSSNLMGNITSAFSNISAMENLDLSNNQLTGAIPENLAELLKLRLLNLSGNNLIESVPEALNKRVRDKTLYMSLTGKAELCSADPCPHKKTQNTILVPVVTSVLGFFVVLFGALAIIWLVKWKQIAEYGESTLRLKNRPFKYEEVSKITGNFGRVIGEGGFGKVYLGELDNGNVVAVKMLSKLSKQGYKEFQAEAQLLAIVHHRNLVSLFGYCNDSKHMALIYEYMANGNLRQHLSEDYPKVLTWSKRLQIAVDAAQGLDYLHNGCKPPIIHRDMKSSNILLNEDFGAKIADFGLSRAYAAENDTHVSTHPAGTFGYLSPEFQTFGNCDKKSDVYSFGIVLFELITGQPAIKRSWDGNDVMHILEWLIPIVESGDIQRIMDPRLRGEFNTNSAWKVVEIAMSCTQRKAIERPDINHVLAELKESLVSNSSSSFEVTFSEINCDSVPMAR